In Drosophila busckii strain San Diego stock center, stock number 13000-0081.31 chromosome 3R, ASM1175060v1, whole genome shotgun sequence, the sequence CGATAGAATAATGAGATGCTTGGCGCATCCATGCGTCGTAGCCGCGCCCGCCCAGCCACAGCCCATTGCGGGCGGTGAGAGACGCGAGCATAAGCAAGAGCAATTTGACGCTTAAACACCGCGTTGGACGCGGCACAGCTTCAGTTGAACGGCGACAGTCGAACGTGAAACACGAACACGAGCAAGAGCGCAACGCAGCGCTATTCAAATcgaaagacttaggcaacaaacttgaacTTGCCTAGTTTGTGTGCagtgtgtgttgcatttgtGAATTAGAAGCAACGTCGTCGAAGTACTTATAGTGTATGTGCCTGCCAATCAATTGGTAATCGGCTTGTCATTGAAACCACATTCGAAGCCATTGACTCACAAATTCCCAAATATATgccaaataaatacattttgttattgttttgtttgctcacataatatttaacttattgcGAACCAAGTGTTGCTGTGCGTACTGACGAACTGACGAACAATTTGCCCGCATTAGTTCCGTTAGCCTAGCTACCCGGCTTACATAATGGGTCAAGCGAAATTTAcgattaacttttaatttgtacgcatgcataaattaactGACTCGCTAACTCATCACAGACAGTTaactcgcgctctctcgctctcgctccgCGTGGCTTTCTCATTACTGTGACGCGCTGCCTCTGGCTCTTCCAACATGTttgacttatttatttatttcatttgctttttttctgttattttttttttcattcaatatttaccatttttgttttgatcgTTACTTACGTAATGCAGCGCATAGCGGTACCCAAAAGCAACTCTTGTCTTGTCTCTGCAGCTCCCAAAACAGCTGCCTGCTCCCAGTTTCGAGCAACTCCCGCCTACTTAACGCTCTCCTGCTTGGCTTAAATAGCACTGAGTGCGTCTCTCTGCTCTCTGTTAAATGGGTTAACTTTGTTATCATTGCAAAACTGTTTTGCATATGAATGAGTGAActcacaatataaatatatatttattgcaactgCGCTCTTTCTCTACATGTTGCTCTTTGCCTtgccagcagtagcagcagcagcagcagcagctgaccaAACAACTTTCAACGAAAGTGCAAGTGTTTCCTTAGCCATTGTTAGCCAACCAGGCTACactcatcgtcatcgtcagcagctgctgctggcgcagcaaACAACAGCCTACAACAACGGCAATGTCGTCGCACTTGAGGCCGCCTCAGCGCTAGCCTCAAGTAGGAAGTGGGTTACTGGTTTAAGCGTCGTTTGTGTGTCTGCATTCGCCTCCTCCTTCGCTTCAGCGCCTCGCCGACTGTTGTGTTATGCATTGTGCGATGAAGCGTTAACGTCGACGCTTTGCCTGCGCTTGTGGGCGTGCCCAGCAATTGCGCACGCTTTCATTAATGTTTAATGCACGTATATTTTGTTGAGCGTTGTCGTTTGCAATGCATtagctaattttatttcatcTCATCACAGTGCAAAAAATGTTGATAATTTGCATGATGAGCTTAAAACAAGTTGATTGCCCAAGTCATTCAATTGACCAACTGCGCGCCAAGAATCGAAACGCAGACAACATTGTTTTAAAGCAGGAAATCTTAGGCTGCtgctaaaaagaaattaacacTTAGAGCCTTAAACCTTCTCGAAACTCTTCCGGCTTGCCTTTGGCTCTTTGCGTGACGCAGTCAATTAATTTACGCCTggcattgagctgctgctgtttatgaTAATCATAAATATAACATAAGGCAAAAATCGACACCATATGCATACTTAATTAATCATACGCCTAGTGAGCATGCAAATATTAAGTCAGCGCTTCAACGCTCAATGACCTCAGCCAAATTGAATAATGTCTGTATTAGCCTCAGACTAGCGCTCACACTTATAACCGGCGTAGCGTCAACTGTAATACGAAAATAATATCAGCCAATTAAATGTAAGACAAGAGCAGAGCGGCGAGCGCGAGCGCGATCGCGAGCGTCAGCGCGCGTAGCTGAGAAACTAAGTCAAGTACCTCGCATAAGTGTTGGCCAGCTAGCCAGCTTGCTGTTTCGCTGTTGACATTCGCGTTTTGGCCCTGACCAAGAAGTAGTCTGAGCAGCGAAGCGCttggctcagctcagctcagtttaGTTCAGTGCAGAgcggttttatttatttgcgtttATTATCCCATTATCATTTAAGACAATCGACTAATGCACAAttggcttttatttgcttagttgTAGTCCAAGTCTCAAGCACAACATGATAACCAAACGACTCTCGTgcccgttgctgctgctgctgccgctgctctttGCGCTGCTGGGGCTCTGCGACGAGTCCGCCTCCATTGCCATAGCGCCCTCAACATTTGGCACGGCCATAGCGCGAGCTGGGAAAATATCCAATACGTTAAAGGTAAGTCTAAAGTCTGAAagccaactcaactcaacacaACTCAACAACATTGGGTGATAGCCAATTGGTAAAACAAAGAAGCGTGCCAGAGttacaaatttttgcttacaCCGCATTTACGTCTGCGCTGCGCTCTGTCTGGGGCTTTGTCATCGtcttgcaaatttgttgctgtttcaaaACTAATTGAACGTCGtcactgtagctgtagctgcttttCCACCAACAGGTAGTCGCAATGAACGTCAAGCTATTGTCTTAAGCGCTGCGTAAGTTATCGTCATTGTCGTagccaaagctaaaagcaTTTGAAAACTGTTAACAGACCTTATGAACAACGTGACAAGAGTTCCATATCTAAAGCGCCTTTTTTGTAATAGTTAGAGGTATGCGCTGCGCCATAAAGTTCAAAAGCTGCATAGCTTGCAATTGATcttgaattgctgctgctgctgacgtaaCTTTCTTCAATGTTAAGCTAAGCGAAGAAATTAACACCATGGCTTCAATAAAAGAACAAACAGAACTTTAGTTTATTCTGCACTTAGtgtttgctaaatataaatcttttgCTCATACCATACTTGTAGGTATATCATTTTGCAAGAGGACAATATGATATGAGAACACTGcagatttttgtatttattatcatAGATGAATTCGAGCAGGTGAGCTGATGCTTTTTTGCATGTATTACGTGTCTGTCAGTAGATTTGAGTGCAACTTGTAAATATCAGTGTATTAACATGCGTTAACAtcagttaacaattaataacCTTAACTATTGTATATACGTAGTATATTTGGCTGTTATACGAACAGATGCaaatattgattaattaaataacatagttaattgcaattaaaacatttcCGTTGGCGCTCAATTAACAACCAGCAACTGCAGATGACAACaagctaagcagcaacaatatcgAAACATTGCATGTTGCACaccaacaaaagaaaattaaatttagcaaaattataaatatatgcttgcTAGCGTTAACTACCACTTGTGTggctaaaagcagcagctagatACTTCGACGCGAATTGAGACTTGGCTCAAAAGCCTGTGAGCCGTCGACGCGCGTGCAACACAAAACGGACGCAAATGCCACAAAGTACCGACTTGTGCTTAAGTGTGTGTCAATAGCCagctaactataaatataaattagcgcgacttgcataaatcaaagtttACGGCTCAAAGGCCAAGAGGCAGTCAAAAATTTACGTAAACGCGCATACGCCCAGTTAAACGCGAAATGAACTGCCGCCGCAACTTGCCCTATATATTGGGCACTTTGGCCCTTTTGCTATCCGCAGCACTCATAGTCTTTGCCATTATTGTGGCACAACCCAGCGAGCCGCAGAATCGAATGCTAATGGTGGAAAGCATAAGCGATGAGCAGGAGTATGAACCTtttgcgttgctgctgctggccacaacaacaacaacaatgatgcCAATAGATTCTTCTTCCGGGTCAATGCTCGATAGTGGCGCAATGCAAATAGAGCATTCTACAAGCTCGAACATATACGAGGTTTGCTTactaaattgtatttatataatccacactgttggttttttttattgttgctgctcgctTGTTATTGCAACTTTCTactttgttgcatgttgcaggCAGCCGAACTGCCGGACTGcagcttatattattttctctagctattgtttttgtgcttaCTTTTGCTAGCCGAGCGTAGCGTGAAAGCGTCCGTATGTtggttttataattttatacgCTCGAGCCtataaaaaatggcaaagtgtATCTTAAGCATTGATCTCTAACAAATCAAGTTTCAGCTTCAagtacacaaaacaaaattttatttcaatatatgataaaaaatcaatttaagcacaacactgccacgcccacattaGCATAAGCTTAAGATACAATATACAAGATACAGCTGCATTTCAAAGGCAACAGACGACCCACGCAGCCAGCGGGTCAAGCTTTGTAGAGTAAACAagctgaataaataaaaaagaaattagcATTAATTGCTACAAAAAGTGAACTTGAAACATTTGGTGTCTAACTGTGTCATGATTCACTTAAAGCTACAGTTACATTTCGGCTTGGGACACACGCCGCGTGCGCCGGCTCGGCTAATGCGACAGCTAACAGACCTATGTATAATAGTTTGTCTTTatatgtttaacaattaagcGCGCGGGCCACACGTGACCGACcgctggcattgttgttgtcaattttGGGCTGCGGCTCTCTTGTGGTGTATTATGCAAatggcatttcaattaaatgaaatttgctaGACAGCAAGGTTGAGCGTTAACAACATTAAAGCGCTGGGCAGCCAGCCACAGCTACAAACTGTCAACAGTATTGCAAGAGCGCCAGCCGCTGGGcttgtaattcaattaataataacaaactgtGTGCGACGACCTTTGTAATTGCAGGAGACAACGGCCTGGAAAACACTGACCTCGCATCCCAACTCACTGGTGCAATTGCTGCCGTCGCGCGCCATGCGTGTGGTGCAGGAGGTGGTGCGATCACTGCGGGTAAGCCTAACAACTGATCAGCCTtggcatgccgcatgccaaaTTTGAGAttcgcagctgcagctgcttggccatGACGTCAAGAACAAAGAAAGAGTAGCCTAGCTGCCTAGCGCCAAAGGCAACTGCTGCCCACAAGCTATAATTACAGTAGTCTGTCAAGAACAAGAACCTGATTGCTAACTGTTGGCCATTGGGCATTGACCGCATTGATATTTGCGCAATTTTTGCACCATGGCCCACATTTATTGCAACACCGAAAATTCTTGGCAAACACTTGTGCAAGAACATGGCCAATCTCACAGCAAGTTGCCAACTCTGAGTTTGGCATTtggaaaagcagcagcacgctagaattaacattaacttttgtgcacttgttgttgtttgattttgtttgcagaAGGAGCGCGAGATTGTGGCCAACACATCGCTGGGCAAGGTGCGAGGTCGCTACCAAAAGTATCGCTCAGGCGAGCGGGGCGGCTACTACAGTTTCAAGGGCATGCGCTATGGAGCGCCACCAGTGGGCGCCAGAcggtaaaatatatattatatgcaatttaggcacattttcaatttaaatgtttcacAGCTTTCGCGCTGCAGAGCCAGAGAAGCCATGGATGGGCATTAGAGATGCTTCACGCGAGGGCTCCAGCTGCCCGCACAAGAACATGATACTGGACACATTCAAGGGCGATGAGGATTGTCTGTTTATTAATGTGTTTACTACGCGCATGCCCAAGGAAGATGCGTAAGTCCATTGAGGCAGTTTGgatatttagattttttaacatttgtttttgcagcacGCACGTCAAGCTGCCTGTCATGGTTTGGTTGCATGGCGGCGGTTTCAGCTTTGGCTCTGGCAACTCTTTTCTATACGGCCCGGACTATCTGGTAGCTGAGGATGTTGTGCTAGTTACATTTAACTATCGCCTGGGACCCTTAGGCTTTCTAACAGCTGGCGCTGATGCGCCTGGCAATCAAGGACTGAAGGATCAAGTGCTGGCGCTTAAATGGGTGCAAGCTAATATCGCTGCCTTTGGCGGTGATCCAGCACAGGTTACCATATTTGGTGAATCTGCTGGCGCTTCCTCTGTGCAGTTTCTGCTGCTATCACCGCTAGCCAAGGGTCTGTTCCAGCGCGCTATATCGCAGAGCGGCTCAGCTTTGAATCCCTGGTCCATGGCCGATAGCTCTGCAACGCGTGCAGCGCGTCTGGCTGCCAATCTGGGCTATGTGGGTGCCAACAACACAACCGAAATACTGGAATTTTTGCGTCGAGTGCCTGCCATGAAGCTGGTAGAGGCAGCACCTACAACACTCACAGCGGAGGATCAACGCAACAACATTGGCCTGCCCTTTGTGCCCGTTGTGGAGGGCTATTGGAACAAAGATGCAGCGCAGTCGCCAGAATTTCTGGAGGAACCTTTTCTCACTGAACATCCCAGCGATATGTATGCGGCTCACAATTTCAACAGCAATGTGCCCTATATGACGGGCTACAATACGCACGAGGCCATGTTGTTCATCAGAAGTAAGTCACACACACGCCTAAGTATGAGCGCtacttaatatttgttgttgcttttaggACTGCGCAAGAGTCCGCAGCTGCTGAGCATTATTGAGAACGACTTTGGACGTTTGGTGCCTCACGATCTGAATTCAACAAATGTGCACGATAGAGTGACGCGTGAGATTCGCTCCTTCTACTTGGGCAACAAGCATGTGGGCCTGGAGTCTGTTGAGGAAATGATTGCGGTAACTACAGCTCAGCGCCAGCTGCTTCACTTGCTCATTAATTTAACGCTCTTCTCGCTTGCAGCTGCTCACCGATCTCATGTTTCTGCAGGGCATACGCCGCACTGCTCGCAATCATGCCAAGTACGGCAATGCGCCTGTTTATATGTACCGCTTTGCTTTTGATGGCGCCTTGGGGCTGTACAAACGCATGCTGGGCATACCCAGACCTGGAGTTTGTCATGGCGACGAGATGGGCTATCTGTTCAAGTTTGGCTTCTTCAATTTGAGCTTGGATCCCAAGTCGATGGAGGTGCAGGTGAAGAATCGCATGGTGCGCATGTGGACAAACTTTGCCAAGTACGGCACGCCTACGCCGAGTGTTGAGGATCCACTGCTGAGCACCAAGTGGGCGCCCATTGATGCTGCCAATGTTATGAATAGTCTCAACTATTTGGACATTTCAAACGAATTGAATATGAAAACAAATCCGGAGCCAGAGCGGCAGCGCTTCTGGGATGAAATGTATCAGCATTACAATGGTGCTGCTATGTAGTGCTTCCTTACCATTCatccacacatacata encodes:
- the LOC108603732 gene encoding esterase E4 isoform X3 is translated as MITKRLSCPLLLLLPLLFALLGLCDESASIAIAPSTFGTAIARAGKISNTLKETTAWKTLTSHPNSLVQLLPSRAMRVVQEVVRSLRKEREIVANTSLGKVRGRYQKYRSGERGGYYSFKGMRYGAPPVGARRFRAAEPEKPWMGIRDASREGSSCPHKNMILDTFKGDEDCLFINVFTTRMPKEDATHVKLPVMVWLHGGGFSFGSGNSFLYGPDYLVAEDVVLVTFNYRLGPLGFLTAGADAPGNQGLKDQVLALKWVQANIAAFGGDPAQVTIFGESAGASSVQFLLLSPLAKGLFQRAISQSGSALNPWSMADSSATRAARLAANLGYVGANNTTEILEFLRRVPAMKLVEAAPTTLTAEDQRNNIGLPFVPVVEGYWNKDAAQSPEFLEEPFLTEHPSDMYAAHNFNSNVPYMTGYNTHEAMLFIRRLRKSPQLLSIIENDFGRLVPHDLNSTNVHDRVTREIRSFYLGNKHVGLESVEEMIALLTDLMFLQGIRRTARNHAKYGNAPVYMYRFAFDGALGLYKRMLGIPRPGVCHGDEMGYLFKFGFFNLSLDPKSMEVQVKNRMVRMWTNFAKYGTPTPSVEDPLLSTKWAPIDAANVMNSLNYLDISNELNMKTNPEPERQRFWDEMYQHYNGAAM
- the LOC108603732 gene encoding esterase E4 isoform X1; the encoded protein is MRTLQIFVFIIIDEFEQETTAWKTLTSHPNSLVQLLPSRAMRVVQEVVRSLRKEREIVANTSLGKVRGRYQKYRSGERGGYYSFKGMRYGAPPVGARRFRAAEPEKPWMGIRDASREGSSCPHKNMILDTFKGDEDCLFINVFTTRMPKEDATHVKLPVMVWLHGGGFSFGSGNSFLYGPDYLVAEDVVLVTFNYRLGPLGFLTAGADAPGNQGLKDQVLALKWVQANIAAFGGDPAQVTIFGESAGASSVQFLLLSPLAKGLFQRAISQSGSALNPWSMADSSATRAARLAANLGYVGANNTTEILEFLRRVPAMKLVEAAPTTLTAEDQRNNIGLPFVPVVEGYWNKDAAQSPEFLEEPFLTEHPSDMYAAHNFNSNVPYMTGYNTHEAMLFIRRLRKSPQLLSIIENDFGRLVPHDLNSTNVHDRVTREIRSFYLGNKHVGLESVEEMIALLTDLMFLQGIRRTARNHAKYGNAPVYMYRFAFDGALGLYKRMLGIPRPGVCHGDEMGYLFKFGFFNLSLDPKSMEVQVKNRMVRMWTNFAKYGTPTPSVEDPLLSTKWAPIDAANVMNSLNYLDISNELNMKTNPEPERQRFWDEMYQHYNGAAM
- the LOC108603732 gene encoding esterase E4 isoform X2, translating into MNCRRNLPYILGTLALLLSAALIVFAIIVAQPSEPQNRMLMVESISDEQEYEPFALLLLATTTTTMMPIDSSSGSMLDSGAMQIEHSTSSNIYEETTAWKTLTSHPNSLVQLLPSRAMRVVQEVVRSLRKEREIVANTSLGKVRGRYQKYRSGERGGYYSFKGMRYGAPPVGARRFRAAEPEKPWMGIRDASREGSSCPHKNMILDTFKGDEDCLFINVFTTRMPKEDATHVKLPVMVWLHGGGFSFGSGNSFLYGPDYLVAEDVVLVTFNYRLGPLGFLTAGADAPGNQGLKDQVLALKWVQANIAAFGGDPAQVTIFGESAGASSVQFLLLSPLAKGLFQRAISQSGSALNPWSMADSSATRAARLAANLGYVGANNTTEILEFLRRVPAMKLVEAAPTTLTAEDQRNNIGLPFVPVVEGYWNKDAAQSPEFLEEPFLTEHPSDMYAAHNFNSNVPYMTGYNTHEAMLFIRRLRKSPQLLSIIENDFGRLVPHDLNSTNVHDRVTREIRSFYLGNKHVGLESVEEMIALLTDLMFLQGIRRTARNHAKYGNAPVYMYRFAFDGALGLYKRMLGIPRPGVCHGDEMGYLFKFGFFNLSLDPKSMEVQVKNRMVRMWTNFAKYGTPTPSVEDPLLSTKWAPIDAANVMNSLNYLDISNELNMKTNPEPERQRFWDEMYQHYNGAAM